The genomic stretch ATCGACGAAATGGCTTCCGTTGCATACGACATTGCAATATGGAACGAGTTTAATGCCAGCAAGATAAGAACCATATAAATGATGGCGTAAGCGATTTGAGATACCGTCTTTTGCTCGAAGGCATTTTGCAGCGATTGTAAGAGCATGCTTAAGACCGTGAGAATCACGAGGGCACCCATCAGCTTCCCGCTTGCCAGTAGCTCTTGAAATAGGAATCGTAGTACTCCTGGCAAAATGTCTCTGAATTGAATTCCTTCATTATTGCGGATAATGTCGACAAGAGACGTCCGATGGCTCTCAGGGAGAAAACTATCATATTGGTTACTCAAGTCTTCCCAGAAGGTTTGAATACCTTCAAGATCAATATGATTTAACTGCTTGTCCATCATTGCATCCGTCACTTCCGCTGGTGACATTCCAGCATTCATTTCTGCCTTCGTATAGGTGGTTGGCCAAGTAAGACTTAGAATGACGACGAACACTGTTAAAAATGGAAGAATTAGCGGTTGTATTCTCCATCTACTTCTCATGTCGGCAACATCGCCAAAACGGTTTCTATGATTACGGTCAGTATTGGGACGGCCATTAAAAGGATCATTACTTTTCCTCCTAGCTCAATTTTAGAAGCCAGGGCTGCTTGTCCAGCGTCCCTTACAATTTGCGCACCAAATTCTGCGATATAAGCGATGCCAACGATTTTTAAAATAGTGCTTAAATAAATCGGTTTTACATGCGCATTTAAAGCGAGCTTCTCTAACATGAGCAAAACGGCTTGCATTTGGCTGATCAAACTAAAAAAAATATAAACACTTGCAAAAATACCAAGCATAAGAGCGAACAAAGGGCTTTTTTCTTTTATGACAAGCACTAAAAGCGCGACGACGATGCCAAGCCCAACAAGCTGCACAATGTCCAATGTCGCCAATTGCCCCCTTTACCTTTCTCTAAAACAAAAACACTTGTTTTATCTTGTCAAATAAATCCGCGATCATTGTAGCGACGAGATACAAAACAACGATAAATGCGATTAAAGTGACCCAATGAGCCCAATCCTCTTTGCCCATTTGTTTTAGTAAGGTATGAATCATAGCGATAATGACGCCTATGCCTGCGATTTGAAATATCGTATTCACATCGTAGCCCAATCGATTGCACCCTCTTTTACGGCAATTTACAACAGCAGTAGCACAAGCAAGCAGCCGCTTAAAAAGCCCAGACTTTTGCTCATTGTTTCATAGGTGCGCTGTTGCTCACGAGCACTCTCTTCTTCTCTCGCCAGATGTGTCATGGCGAGCCTAATTTGTTTTTGCTGTTGTCGTGTGTCATATGCACCGAGCGTTGTGCCAAACTGATGCAAAACAGCTCCATCGGTTGACTTTAGTGAAGATTGCCTTAGCAACGTGTTTACACTTTTCGTCCACGCTTCTTGGGCAACATGCTGTTCTTGTAGTTCTTCAGAAAACAAGGCAAATAGAAGACCCGCTTTGTTCTGATGTTGAGCGGCAATCTGCTTGCTTGCCTCAATTAACGTCATTTGACTATATAAGATTTCAGCTTCAAGAGCTTGAAGCGTGTACCTTAGTTGCATAAGGAGCTCTGGCCTGCCTCTTAGCTTCGCAGCTTGCATAAATCCTAACAGTGTTGTTGTGCCAATAATGCAGACAGCTCCAATGATCACCATCATTTGGATTGTATGAGCGCTTTTAGAGCAAGTGCTTCCCCTGCGCTATTCTTTACGGCAAGAATGGAACCCGTAGGTGACGAACCAAGCTCTACAATTCGTTCAAAGGGCCGATAGTCCATAAGCTCCTTCATTCCTGGTCGACGGATAAAGTCTTCATAATTCGCAGCGTGAGCAGAAGCGACGACCTTTACGCCAGAATGCAAGGCTTCCAAAATGGCTCGTGCATCTTCTTCTCGACCAATTTCATCAACGACGAGCATGTCGGGGCTCATTGATCGAATCATCATCATCATGCCTAATGCTTTTGGGCAACTATCAAGAACGTCGACTTTCGGTCCAAACGTATGTTGAGGAACACCAGAGGCACTTGCGGCGATTTCAGAGCGCTCGTCAACGATGCCTACGGTAATGCTCGGCCACTTTTCATACAAGCCTTCGCTCATTAGACGGGCGATATCACGAATCATCGTCGTTTTTCCAGCTTTCGGAGCGCCCAACACAAGCGTGCTTTGCCACAACCGGTCGAAAAGCAGTGCCGCGATTGGATTTGCCGCGCCAACCCTTTCATGAGCGATACGGATATTAAAGCTTGAAATATCACGTAGCACTTGAACCGTATCGTTTTCAATAACGGCCGTTCCGCATAAACCGACTCGATGCCCACCTGAAAAGGTAATGTACCCTTGTTTAATGTCATTTTCATGCGCATACATCGAGAACTCTGTTAATCGTTGTAAAAATGTATGTGCATCCTTCTTATCGAAAAACAATGACGGCACAAGCAATGAAGTCGAACGATAGATAAACTCAACCGGTTTATCCACACGTAAACGGATTTCTTCAAGTTCATCCTTAGGCTGGTCTTGCAACGAGAGGCTTTCTTGAATATGGTGTGGGAGCAACGACAATACATGGTTCATGTGCCTCACCTTTCTGTCATCTGGCGTATACTGTATCGTATTCAAAAGTTTGTTTCATATGACTCTCTTGTCCAATGAAGAGGATGGAGAAAGGTCATTTGTGGAATTCACTTTTGTTCCTGTGCGAACTGAAATACGATTAGCCATACGTTTACTTTCACCCGAAGGCAAATGGGTCACATCGACTCAAGGTGCTCTTAAAGCAGGGGGTGATTTTTGAAGATGCTTCTCTCGTCTTGGTTTTCTTGAAGGAGATTTATTAGCAGGGGAGTATTTATCTTTACATCTATATGTGTTGAAGCTAAAATTCTTTTTTTTCTGCACCAAAAAAGCCACCCAACGTCTCTTGACGACGTTGGGTGGCTTCTATATGTTTTGCTAAGCTCTTGACACATATTTTCCGTCTGTTGTGTTCACGATGAGGACGTCGCCTTGATTAATGAAAAAAGGTACTTGGACACTGATGCCCGTTTCCATAATCGCTGGTTTTGTTCCTCCAGAGGCCGTATCGCCTTTAATACCTGGCTCGGTTTCTGTAACAGTGAGATCGACGGTATTTGGAAGTTCGACACCGAGCGTTTCCCCTTCATACGTAATCACCGAAACTTCCATGTTTTCCTTCAAATACTTTAGCTCATATTCAATTTGAGTTGCTGGAAGTTCAATTTGCTCGTAAGTGGACGTATCCATAAACGCATGCATATCGCCAGTCGCATACAAATATTGCATTTTTGCACGTTCGATGTGTGCTCGCCCTACTTTTTCGCCGCCACGGAACGTCTTTTCCGAGATACCGCCTGTTCGTATATTGCGAAGCTTTGTTCGAACAAATGCAGCTCCTTTTCCTGGCTTTACATGTTGAAATTCAAGGACTTGCCAAATAGCGTTATCCACTTCAATGGTAACACCCGTTTTAAAATCGTTTACAGAAATCATTCGTAACGCCCCTTTATTCGTTGTTATAAGATAATAAGTTCTTTAGTGCTGTGAGTGAGTACTTGATGCCCTGATTCAGTGACTAGAACATCATCCTCAATACGTACGCCACCAATGCCAGCGACGTAAATACCTGGCTCTACCGTAACAATCATACCAGGAGCTAACGCCTCTTCTCCTTTTATGGATAATGAGGGACCTTCATGAACTTCTAAGCCAATGCCATGTCCTGTTGAGTGACCAAAATTAGGGCCGTACCCTTCTTTCGAAATCAAGTCACGTGCAACGGCGTCGATTTCAATACCCGATTTTCCCGGAGCTATCGAAGCAACCGCTTGCTTTTGCGCGTCTAAAACGATGTTGTAGATTTTTTTCAGCACATCCGATGGTTCGCCAACCGCGACTGTTCTCGTAATATCAGAACAATAGCCTTGATAGTACGCACCGAAATCAAGCGTCACAAAATCGCCGCTCTCAATTCGTTTTGTAGAGGCCACACCATGAGGCAGTGCAGATCGCTTTCCTGAGGCAACGATTGTATCGAAGGATGATGAAGCAGCGCCTTGGTTGCGCATAAACATCTCCAATTCATTCGCAATGGACCATTCGGAAACGCCTGGCTTAAGAAGATTCAACACATGATCGAAAGCCGCATCCGCAATACGCGCCGCTTCTTGAATGATCTTTACTTCGTCGTCATCCTTTACTTGTCGGAGTTGCTCAATAAGTCCACGTGTTGGAACGAATTCAACACCAGCAAGTGCCTGAGCAAATGATTCATACTCACTATAGCTAACGCTCGTTTTCTCAAACCCTAGACGTTTAATTCCTAATCGCTTGGCTTGTGTGGCTGTTTCTTTCCAAAGCGATTGGTCATATTTAACAATCTCAAAACCATCTGTTTCGGCGTTTGCCTGCTCAATGTATCGAAAATCAGTCATAAAAATCGCATCTGACGCTGTGACTAATGCCAGTCCTGCGGTTCCCGTAAATCGTGTGATGTATCTCCGGTTCGATGCATTAGAGATAATAATCCCATCAAGCTGTTGTTCCTTTAAGGCTGCTTGCAGTTTTTTTAGACGCATAAATGTATGTAATCTCCCTTCTTTTATTCGTTCAGGAATGCCAGCAACGCCAACTCATAACTTTTACTTCCAAAGCCACTAATTTGCCCACGACAAACCGGAGCAATGACTGAGGTATGACGAAAACTTTCTCTTGCGTGAATATTTGACATATGTACTTCAATGACTGGTGCTTCTATAGACGCGATGGCGTCACGAATCGCAATGCTATAATGCGTGAGCGCCCCGGCATTCAACACAATTCCTTTACATGAAAAGTGAGCGTGCAGCGCGTCAATAAGCGCCCCCTCGGAATTTGATTGAGCACAAACGACCTGAAGCCCATGTGAAGACCCAATTTCAACGAACTGACCCTCTATTTCAGTAAGCGTTTGACTGCCATAAATTGTAGGCTCACGTTTCCCAAGCAAGTTTAAATTAGGTCCGTTTAGCAGCAGAATTGTATTCTCCATCGCTTTCCCTACCTTTATCTAACAATCTTTAGTAAAAATGCGTGTGCACCACATTTTATCATACGACTAGGATTTTGAGTAGTTTGATGAAGCTTTGGTCTCCTTTAACCGAAGTAATTTTTTATACTCCGAATACTCATAGGAAATCGAGTAGCCGATAAACACCCCATACACAAGAAATAAACAAGCGGTCGTCACAAAATCATCCAAAGACATGGTCGTAAGTACTGGAACACCTGGAAGAATTGGACCGAGGACAGCATACAGGAGTAGCCAAATAACAAGTCCGTAACATGCTCCAGAAACGATGCCTTTTCTTTTCTTAAGGAGCACATGATAACAAAAAGCAATCACAATCGAAACCATGCTTAAAACCAGGAAAGATACAACAACGCCCAACCATGTTGCTCCCCAACCTTGGGATGTAATCTCCGCTAAAAATGATTGTGGACCATTAGATGTAAATGAAAACTGAGAGGCAATCCAGCCAAACAGTGTAAACATTAAGCCTCCATACCATCCGATGCTAAGAACACGCATGTAGTAAGGACCTAAAGATTGTCCTGGATACTCTTGAGAATCGCTCATCATTTTCCTCCTCCTTATTGCATAAAAACTGTGAAACACTCACATCTTTTTCCTGACTTCTCTAAAACGGGCTGGTTTCTTTACAAAGTATGCCCAGCTGGCAGACGTTTTTTTCAATAAAGCAACGAAAACATGATAAACTGGATAATAACTGAATGTAAGAAGGAGGCAAGCTCTCATGGCGCAAACGAACAAACCCATTTACGGAGGGCAAGCTGTCATTGAAGGCGTCATGTTTGGTAGTCGCACGCACGCTGTAACAGCTGTAAGAAAAAAAGATGGTACACTCTCGTATTATCGTGCTGAAAAAAAGAGCAATAAATGGCTTAAGCGATTGAAGAAAATCTTATTTCTACGCGGGCTCGTAGCAATGATTGAAGCCAGTGCCACGGGTTCAAAGCATATGCAATTTGCTGGTGAAGAATACGATGATGACCATGAGGACAAATCCAAACCACAAAAAGAGCAGTCAAAAACACAGATGATTTTTAGCGTCGCCGTTATCGGTGTCCTGTCTTTTTTTGTTGGGAAGCTTATTTTCACTATGGTTCCTATGTTCTTAGCATTCTCATTGAACAACTGGTTCCCTGGTCAGGTCGTGCAAAATCTTCTTGAAGGCGGATTTAAGCTCATTCTGCTTCTGTTGTATATCTATTTACTGTCGTTTACACCAATGATAAAGCGCGTTTTTCAATACCACGGAGCCGAACATAAGGTCATTAACGCATTTGAACAGGATATGCCCTTAACGCCTGAATCCGTTGCCAAAGCATCACGTTTGCATTATCGCTGTGGCAGTAGTTTTATCTTATTCACGGTCGTTGTCGGTGTCTTTATTTATCTAAATTTCCCAACTGACCCATTATGGCTCCGAATCGTCAATCGCATTGCTCTTATCCCGGTAGTCCTTGGTGTGTCCTTTGAAGTACTACAGCTCACCAACAAACTTCGAGACGTACCGGTTTTGCGTTATTTAGGATACCCAGGCCTATGGCTACAGCTACTCACCACAAAAGAGCCTACCCATGATCAGCTCGAGGTAGCCATCGCGTCTTTTAACGATTTACTTCAACAAGAAAAAGAAATAAAACAAGTCGATGCGCAATCGATTGAAGTAAGCTGAATATATTGAAGCGAAAGCGGGAAAAGAAGAAGTAGATAAAGCTATTGGATGGAGGTGTCGATATTGACCAAACATCGCGTTATGAATATCGCTATTGCTGTCATTGTCGGACTTGCGATCATCGGGTTAAGCTCTCAACTCATTAACGATCCATTGCATTTCTTTCTCACCGCCTTAATTACCGTTGTCATCGCTGCCGTGTTAATTTGGGTATTTCGGCGCTTTATGTTCCAGTACAGCACTGGTCCTGGAGCCAACAGCAAAACAGACGCCAATTACAAAAAAGCCGTTAAACAATCTAATCAAAAATACAAAAAAGCCCCACCAAAAAAGCAGGACCCACAACGTTTATTGAATAAATCACAAACCAATTCAAGCACCAAAAAAAGAAAAAACCGCCCCACTCACCTACGCGTCATCCAAGGCAAAAAGTCCGACCCACCACCTAAGAAAAATGCAAGGTGAGAAGAAAAGCGGAGTGCCGTACGCTCAGAAGCGCAGGTCAGAACATCATCGGGCAGGGAAATGGTTTTTCACAT from Aureibacillus halotolerans encodes the following:
- the efp gene encoding elongation factor P; translated protein: MISVNDFKTGVTIEVDNAIWQVLEFQHVKPGKGAAFVRTKLRNIRTGGISEKTFRGGEKVGRAHIERAKMQYLYATGDMHAFMDTSTYEQIELPATQIEYELKYLKENMEVSVITYEGETLGVELPNTVDLTVTETEPGIKGDTASGGTKPAIMETGISVQVPFFINQGDVLIVNTTDGKYVSRA
- a CDS encoding YqhR family membrane protein; amino-acid sequence: MMSDSQEYPGQSLGPYYMRVLSIGWYGGLMFTLFGWIASQFSFTSNGPQSFLAEITSQGWGATWLGVVVSFLVLSMVSIVIAFCYHVLLKKRKGIVSGACYGLVIWLLLYAVLGPILPGVPVLTTMSLDDFVTTACLFLVYGVFIGYSISYEYSEYKKLLRLKETKASSNYSKS
- the spoIIIAB gene encoding stage III sporulation protein SpoIIIAB yields the protein MMVIIGAVCIIGTTTLLGFMQAAKLRGRPELLMQLRYTLQALEAEILYSQMTLIEASKQIAAQHQNKAGLLFALFSEELQEQHVAQEAWTKSVNTLLRQSSLKSTDGAVLHQFGTTLGAYDTRQQQKQIRLAMTHLAREEESAREQQRTYETMSKSLGFLSGCLLVLLLL
- a CDS encoding M24 family metallopeptidase gives rise to the protein MRLKKLQAALKEQQLDGIIISNASNRRYITRFTGTAGLALVTASDAIFMTDFRYIEQANAETDGFEIVKYDQSLWKETATQAKRLGIKRLGFEKTSVSYSEYESFAQALAGVEFVPTRGLIEQLRQVKDDDEVKIIQEAARIADAAFDHVLNLLKPGVSEWSIANELEMFMRNQGAASSSFDTIVASGKRSALPHGVASTKRIESGDFVTLDFGAYYQGYCSDITRTVAVGEPSDVLKKIYNIVLDAQKQAVASIAPGKSGIEIDAVARDLISKEGYGPNFGHSTGHGIGLEVHEGPSLSIKGEEALAPGMIVTVEPGIYVAGIGGVRIEDDVLVTESGHQVLTHSTKELIIL
- the spoIIIAD gene encoding stage III sporulation protein AD, which encodes MDIVQLVGLGIVVALLVLVIKEKSPLFALMLGIFASVYIFFSLISQMQAVLLMLEKLALNAHVKPIYLSTILKIVGIAYIAEFGAQIVRDAGQAALASKIELGGKVMILLMAVPILTVIIETVLAMLPT
- a CDS encoding SA1362 family protein encodes the protein MTKHRVMNIAIAVIVGLAIIGLSSQLINDPLHFFLTALITVVIAAVLIWVFRRFMFQYSTGPGANSKTDANYKKAVKQSNQKYKKAPPKKQDPQRLLNKSQTNSSTKKRKNRPTHLRVIQGKKSDPPPKKNAR
- the spoIIIAA gene encoding stage III sporulation protein AA, which produces MNHVLSLLPHHIQESLSLQDQPKDELEEIRLRVDKPVEFIYRSTSLLVPSLFFDKKDAHTFLQRLTEFSMYAHENDIKQGYITFSGGHRVGLCGTAVIENDTVQVLRDISSFNIRIAHERVGAANPIAALLFDRLWQSTLVLGAPKAGKTTMIRDIARLMSEGLYEKWPSITVGIVDERSEIAASASGVPQHTFGPKVDVLDSCPKALGMMMMIRSMSPDMLVVDEIGREEDARAILEALHSGVKVVASAHAANYEDFIRRPGMKELMDYRPFERIVELGSSPTGSILAVKNSAGEALALKALIQSK
- a CDS encoding DUF1385 domain-containing protein, producing the protein MAQTNKPIYGGQAVIEGVMFGSRTHAVTAVRKKDGTLSYYRAEKKSNKWLKRLKKILFLRGLVAMIEASATGSKHMQFAGEEYDDDHEDKSKPQKEQSKTQMIFSVAVIGVLSFFVGKLIFTMVPMFLAFSLNNWFPGQVVQNLLEGGFKLILLLLYIYLLSFTPMIKRVFQYHGAEHKVINAFEQDMPLTPESVAKASRLHYRCGSSFILFTVVVGVFIYLNFPTDPLWLRIVNRIALIPVVLGVSFEVLQLTNKLRDVPVLRYLGYPGLWLQLLTTKEPTHDQLEVAIASFNDLLQQEKEIKQVDAQSIEVS
- the spoIIIAC gene encoding stage III sporulation protein AC, with the translated sequence MGYDVNTIFQIAGIGVIIAMIHTLLKQMGKEDWAHWVTLIAFIVVLYLVATMIADLFDKIKQVFLF
- the aroQ gene encoding type II 3-dehydroquinate dehydratase is translated as MENTILLLNGPNLNLLGKREPTIYGSQTLTEIEGQFVEIGSSHGLQVVCAQSNSEGALIDALHAHFSCKGIVLNAGALTHYSIAIRDAIASIEAPVIEVHMSNIHARESFRHTSVIAPVCRGQISGFGSKSYELALLAFLNE